The Mycobacteriales bacterium genome includes the window CTCGACGTACCTGCCGAAGAAGTCCATCCCCTCACCGAAGTTGAGGTGGTAGCTGCCGCCGGTGCGCACGTCCATGTCGATCGTGTGAAGCGTCATGCCGGTCGACTTCGGGACCCACCACTTCCGGAACAGCTCCGGCGTCGTCCAGGCCTCGAACACCAGCCGCACCGGCGCGTTGAACACCCGCGTGACGACGACCTCTCGATCCGACGGCCGCTCGACGGTCACCGGGTTCCGCTCGCTACTGCTCGGCTGGCTCATCCATGCTCTCCTTGCGTGTCAGTTCGTCGAGGACGCCGTCGAGTGCCTCGAAACGGTCGTCCCACAGCCGGTGGTACCGCTCGATCCACGACTCCACTTCCACGAGGCGCCGCCTGCCGAGACGGCAGTAGCGGACCCGCCCGACCTTCTCGGTGGCGACCAGGCCCGCGTCCTCGAGGACGCTCACGTGCTTCTTCATCCCGGTGAGCGTCATGTGGAACCGATCGGCGAGGTCAGAGATCGACGCCTCGGTGCGGCCGAGCTGCTCGAGCACTCCGCGCCGCGTCGAGTCCGACAGCGCAGCGAACGCGCTGTCGAGCTGAGGCTGCCGATACTGAACCATCGGGTTCAGTATTACACACACGCAGGGTGATCTTGACGTTTTCGGCCTGTTGGACCCCTCATCAGGCCGAAAACGTCAAGATCACCGGCAATGGGGGCTAGTGCGAGAGAGCGGCGCCGATCGCGTCGCGGACCTTGTCGACCATCGCCGCGAACGGTCCCATCACCGCGGCGGCGGTCGTCGTACGCGCACTCGGGTGCGGGTGCGTCGGTGCTGACTCCTCCGCCTTCTTCAGCTCGGCGTCCATGCGGTCGAGGGCCTCGGCGTCCTGGTGTTCCTTCACCAGCGGGAACTCGTAGGACTCCTCGTTGCCGGCGTGCTCGAGGACGTCCGCTGCGAAGGCGGTGAAGGCGCTGAGGAAGTCCGGCGAGGCCGCGTCCATCTTCTCCAGGTCCGCCAGCACGTCCTTGGCCTTGTTCTCCTCGGCCATCCGGGCGTCGGCGACGACGTCGCCACCGGGGATCTCGGAGCGGGTGATCGGACGCAGGATGAGCTCCTCGGCCGTCTCGTGGACGGCGAGCATCTCCCGCAGCTGGTCGAACGTCTCCTGGCGAGACTCGGCCGGCGCGGTCTTCACCGCTTCCAACAGCTGCTTGACCTGCTCGTGCTGAGAGATCAGGAAGTCGATTCCGTTCTGGGCCATGGTTGTCTCCTCTAGGTGTTGGCTTGCGCGAGGTAGTCGAGGCGGTCCCAGGCGCGGTGGCGACCCAGCGCCTCGATCAGCAGCGGCACGTAGTCGTTGTCGGCCTTCTTGCCGCGGATCACTCCGGGTGCGGCCGGGTCGATGCCGGCTTCGCTCAGGACAAGCTCGCCGTCGCCCCATGCGCCGACCGCCTTGCAGTGCCGGTAGGCCTCCTGCAGCAACAGGTGCAGCCGCGGGTCGGCGATCCCCGTCGTGCCGGCGGCAACCAGGACCGCGTCGAACTCGATGGAGCGGGTCGTCAGCAAGGTGCGCTCGACGAGCTGTTCGCTTCGACCCTCGCCGAGTGTGCCGCCGTGAGTGGAGATCACCCGCAAGACCGCGCCTTCGGAGTTGAGGGCCTTGCGCAGCCGCCCGACGCCGGCCAGATCGGAGTCGTCTGTCGCCACGACTCCGACGACGCGGCCGGCGATCGGCCCGGGTTCCATGGCGAGCATCGACAGCGCGGGCGAAATGAGGACCTCTTTCGGAGGGCGTCCACGCGGCGCCGCCATGCCAAGGCCGTCGGCGACCGCGCGGGTGAGGGCGGCGTCGACGTTCGCGAGTACGCCGAGCATCCGCTCCTGGACCTCCGGGAGGGTGCACTTGCCGAGCTCGAAGGTGAAGGCCTCCACCATGTGCGCCTGCTCGACTTCGCTCATGCTCTGCCAGAACATCGCCGCCTGGCTGAAGTGGTCACCGAAGCTCACCGCCGCCTCGCGGACCTTCGACCCGGTGACCGTGCGCGGTCGATGGATGTACGCGCCCTCGGCCTCGTCGGCCATCCGCGGCTCGCCGGCGTCGATGCTGTTCGGCTGGTACGGCGCGATGCCTTGGTGGACCGCCGTCTGGTGGTAGCCGTCGCGGAACATGTCGTTGACCGGGCACTGCGGTCGGTTCACCGGGATCTGGGTGAAGTTCGGCCCGCCCAGCCGGATCAGCTGCGTGTCGAGATAGGAGAACAACCGTGCCTGCATCAGCGGGTCGTCCGTGACCTCGATGCCCGGCACGAGGT containing:
- a CDS encoding SRPBCC domain-containing protein; translation: MSQPSSSERNPVTVERPSDREVVVTRVFNAPVRLVFEAWTTPELFRKWWVPKSTGMTLHTIDMDVRTGGSYHLNFGEGMDFFGRYVEVTPYTRIVWTNEEGGVGGTVTTVTFEENGDSTLLVMSELFPSKEAFEAGAGAEDAAPETFGQLDDLLAELLAGLHA
- a CDS encoding metalloregulator ArsR/SmtB family transcription factor, which codes for MVQYRQPQLDSAFAALSDSTRRGVLEQLGRTEASISDLADRFHMTLTGMKKHVSVLEDAGLVATEKVGRVRYCRLGRRRLVEVESWIERYHRLWDDRFEALDGVLDELTRKESMDEPAEQ
- a CDS encoding hemerythrin domain-containing protein, with protein sequence MAQNGIDFLISQHEQVKQLLEAVKTAPAESRQETFDQLREMLAVHETAEELILRPITRSEIPGGDVVADARMAEENKAKDVLADLEKMDAASPDFLSAFTAFAADVLEHAGNEESYEFPLVKEHQDAEALDRMDAELKKAEESAPTHPHPSARTTTAAAVMGPFAAMVDKVRDAIGAALSH